AGAGTATCTTCATAAACTGCTATACCACTTACTCCATATTCTTTTAAAGTGGAAAAAGATAATTTAACTTCATCTTTATTTAATTCCTGGAACTGTCTGATATCATAGACTAAATCTACATTATTATTTTTTTCTTCTACCTGGAACCGTTGATATAAACTAAAAAAAGAGGCAAAAATAGCTATTAATATCAGTGCTGTAATCAGTCCTTTTTTCATAATTGGCTCCCTTCACTATTTTGTTTCAAATAAGCTTCAATAAACTCATCAAGATAACCATCCATTACTTTTTCAACATTACCTTCTTCAAGGTCAGTACGATGGTCTTTTATGAGATTATAAGGATGGAAGACATAAGAACGAATCTGATTTCCCCAGGCAATTTCTTTATGCTCTCCTCTTAGTTCATCAAGTTTTTCCGCTTTTGCTTCTTCTATCATTTCTATTAACCTGGAACGTAATATTTTCATAGCCATTTCTTTATTTTTATGCTGTGATCTTTCATTCTGACATTGAACTACTGTACCTGTTGGCTGATGAGTAATTCTCACTGCCGAATCTGTTTTATTAACATGCTGACCACCGGCACCACTGGCTCGATATGTTTCTATTTTTAAATCATTATCATCTATTTCCAATTCTATATCATCATCAATTTCTGGCATTATATCAACAGAAGCAAAAGAGGTATGCCTTCTACTGGAAGAATCAAAGGGAGAGATTCTAACCAGACGATGGACACCTCTCTCCCCTTTTAAATATCCATAACCATAATCTCCTTTAATTAAGAGAGTTACTCTTTTTATACCTGCTTCTTCGCCAGGAAGGAAGTCAAGCATTTCCACTTCAAAATTATTTTTTTCCAGCCATCTTTCATACATCCTGAGAAGCATTTCAGCCCAGTCCTGAGATTCAGTACCACCTGCTCCTGGATGTATAGCAAGAATAGCATTGTTTTCATCATATTCACCATTTAAACGTAGTTTCATCTCCAATCTATTTATTTCTTCTTCAAGCCAGTTTATATTTTCCTTTATTTCGCTATCAAGATCATCATCTTCTTCTGAAGCAAGTTCCTGATATACTTCTATTTCTTCAAAGGAATTTGTTAACTGATCCAAACTTTTTATCCTATTTTTTATTTTATCAAGTTTTTTAGCGATTTTCCTAGCTTTCTTATTATCATCCCAAAAACCTGGTTTACTCATTTCTTCCTCAAGTTCATCTTTCTTTTCTTCTAATTTAGAGCGGTCAAAGTAGATCCCTCAAATCATCAAATCTTTCTTTTAAATTTTTAATTTTATCTTCAATACTTTTATC
This window of the Halanaerobiales bacterium genome carries:
- the prfB gene encoding peptide chain release factor 2 (programmed frameshift); amino-acid sequence: MADKSIEDKIKNLKERFDDLRDLLDRSKLEEKKDELEEEMSKPGFWDDNKKARKIAKKLDKIKNRIKSLDQLTNSFEEIEVYQELASEEDDDLDSEIKENINWLEEEINRLEMKLRLNGEYDENNAILAIHPGAGGTESQDWAEMLLRMYERWLEKNNFEVEMLDFLPGEEAGIKRVTLLIKGDYGYGYLKGERGVHRLVRISPFDSSSRRHTSFASVDIMPEIDDDIELEIDDNDLKIETYRASGAGGQHVNKTDSAVRITHQPTGTVVQCQNERSQHKNKEMAMKILRSRLIEMIEEAKAEKLDELRGEHKEIAWGNQIRSYVFHPYNLIKDHRTDLEEGNVEKVMDGYLDEFIEAYLKQNSEGSQL